A portion of the Gammaproteobacteria bacterium genome contains these proteins:
- a CDS encoding type IV pilin protein: MVIAIVGILMAIAIPSYNNSTTKARRADGQTALMDVMVRQERFYTENNTYSTNLAALPAQAASPEGYYTITAAACGTGIDSCVILTATPGAAQTSDGALTLNSRGQKLPADKW, encoded by the coding sequence ATGGTAATCGCCATCGTCGGCATCCTGATGGCAATCGCGATTCCGTCCTATAACAACAGCACCACGAAGGCACGCCGCGCCGACGGCCAGACAGCGCTGATGGACGTCATGGTGCGGCAGGAGCGGTTTTATACCGAAAACAACACCTATTCGACGAACCTGGCCGCACTTCCGGCCCAAGCCGCCTCGCCCGAAGGCTACTACACGATTACGGCAGCCGCTTGTGGCACCGGCATCGACAGCTGCGTGATACTGACGGCGACGCCGGGAGCCGCTCAAACGAGCGATGGCGCCCTCACACTGAACTCACGCGGGCAGAAACTGCCGGCGGACAAATGGTGA
- the ispH gene encoding 4-hydroxy-3-methylbut-2-enyl diphosphate reductase, with the protein MQVILANPRGFCAGVNRAIEIVERVLEIFGAPVYVRHEVVHNRFVVQDLHEKGAVFVEELHEVPDGATVIFSAHGVSQAVRNEAARRGLKIFDATCPLVTKVHLEVVRHAQAARECILIGHAGHPEVEGTLGQYTDSQRARIYLVESAQDARRLQVQNPADLAFVTQTTLSMDDTAEIIAILRARFPAIHGPRKDDICYATQNRQDAVKLLVRHCDLMLVVGSRNSSNSNRLREIAEKCGVPAYLIDAAGEIQREWLAGRKAIGVTAGASVPEILVDQVIARLREWGADTVENIDGNPEHVIFALPRELQTAHG; encoded by the coding sequence ATGCAGGTTATCCTTGCCAATCCGCGCGGTTTCTGCGCCGGCGTCAACCGCGCCATCGAAATCGTCGAGCGCGTGCTGGAGATCTTCGGCGCGCCGGTGTACGTGCGCCACGAGGTGGTGCATAACCGCTTCGTGGTGCAGGACCTGCACGAGAAGGGCGCCGTCTTCGTCGAGGAGCTGCATGAAGTGCCCGACGGCGCCACTGTGATCTTTTCGGCCCACGGTGTTTCGCAGGCAGTGCGCAACGAGGCGGCGCGGCGTGGCCTGAAGATTTTCGATGCCACCTGCCCGCTGGTCACCAAGGTCCATCTCGAGGTGGTGCGCCATGCCCAGGCGGCACGCGAGTGCATCCTGATCGGCCATGCAGGCCACCCCGAAGTCGAGGGCACGCTCGGGCAATACACAGACAGCCAGCGCGCGCGCATCTATCTGGTGGAATCAGCGCAGGATGCCCGGCGCCTGCAGGTGCAGAATCCCGCCGACCTCGCCTTCGTTACGCAGACCACACTTTCCATGGACGATACGGCAGAGATCATCGCCATCCTGCGCGCACGCTTTCCCGCCATCCACGGGCCACGCAAGGACGATATCTGCTATGCCACGCAGAACCGCCAGGACGCGGTCAAGCTGCTGGTCCGCCACTGCGATTTAATGCTCGTCGTCGGCTCGCGGAACAGCTCGAACTCGAACAGGCTGCGCGAGATCGCCGAGAAATGCGGTGTGCCCGCGTATCTGATTGATGCTGCGGGTGAGATCCAGCGCGAGTGGCTGGCCGGGAGGAAGGCAATCGGCGTCACCGCCGGTGCTTCCGTGCCGGAGATCCTGGTCGATCAGGTGATAGCGCGCCTGCGGGAGTGGGGTGCGGATACGGTCGAGAACATCGACGGCAACCCGGAGCATGTTATCTTCGCACTGCCCCGCGAGTTGCAAACGGCGCACGGTTAA
- the lspA gene encoding signal peptidase II, which produces MNGRHLAGGLRWLWLTGAVLILDQLTKFWIAANLSLYERINLLPFLDITRVHNRGAAFSFLSTASGWQRWFFTALALAVSAMILFWLRRLPAGQQRLAAGLALVLGGALGNLWDRLQFGYVVDFIDVYYGNWHWPAFNVADSAITIGAALLILDALVARNRGGV; this is translated from the coding sequence ATGAACGGCCGCCACCTGGCGGGCGGGCTGCGCTGGCTGTGGCTGACAGGCGCAGTGCTGATCCTCGACCAGCTCACCAAGTTCTGGATCGCAGCGAACCTGAGTCTCTATGAACGCATCAATCTGCTGCCGTTCCTGGACATTACGCGCGTGCATAACCGCGGTGCCGCCTTCAGTTTCCTGAGTACCGCCTCGGGATGGCAGCGCTGGTTTTTCACCGCGCTGGCGCTTGCCGTCAGCGCGATGATCCTGTTCTGGCTGCGGCGGCTGCCAGCCGGCCAGCAGAGACTTGCCGCCGGCCTTGCGCTCGTGCTGGGCGGGGCTCTCGGAAATCTGTGGGATCGCCTGCAATTCGGCTACGTGGTCGATTTTATCGACGTCTACTATGGAAACTGGCACTGGCCGGCGTTCAACGTCGCTGATTCCGCGATCACCATCGGAGCCGCGCTGCTGATCCTGGACGCGCTGGTGGCCAGGAATAGGGGCGGGGTATAA
- the ribF gene encoding bifunctional riboflavin kinase/FAD synthetase, which translates to MHLIRGFRQRHFRHSGCVATIGNFDGIHLGHQAVLGQVAEKASELGLPSVVITFEPHPQEFFRSDNAPMRLTGFREKMQTLRRYAVDHVLCLRFDRALADMPARDFIREVLVNSLGVRCLVIGGDFRFGRDRQGDVAMLQQSGFQVLVMRAFEIGGERVSSTRIRAALQQGDLAAAEKLLGRCYRLSGRVVEGDRRGRELGYPTANIHMNRRALAHCGTRSAPVVGVFAVQVFGLEREPLPGIANIGTRPTVGGAQCRLEVHLLDFEGDLYGRHLQVEFLIRLRDEARFDSLEALKQQIRRDEARAREFFERRMLEQRRLAGIN; encoded by the coding sequence ATGCATTTGATACGAGGATTCCGGCAACGGCATTTCCGCCACAGCGGATGCGTTGCCACCATAGGTAACTTCGACGGTATCCATCTCGGACACCAGGCAGTGCTTGGCCAGGTGGCGGAGAAGGCGTCCGAGCTTGGACTGCCTTCCGTGGTGATTACCTTCGAGCCACATCCCCAAGAGTTCTTCCGGTCGGATAACGCCCCGATGCGGCTGACCGGCTTTCGCGAAAAAATGCAGACACTGCGCCGCTATGCGGTCGACCATGTGCTGTGCCTGCGTTTCGACCGGGCTCTGGCGGACATGCCTGCGCGGGATTTCATCCGCGAGGTGCTGGTCAATTCGCTCGGCGTGCGCTGCCTGGTTATCGGGGGCGATTTCCGCTTCGGCCGCGACCGCCAGGGAGACGTGGCCATGCTGCAGCAGTCGGGTTTCCAGGTGCTGGTGATGCGTGCCTTCGAGATTGGCGGCGAGCGGGTCAGCAGCACGCGCATCCGCGCGGCATTGCAGCAGGGCGATCTCGCGGCTGCGGAGAAACTGCTGGGACGCTGTTACCGCCTTTCGGGACGGGTGGTGGAGGGCGACCGGCGCGGGCGCGAGCTTGGCTATCCGACGGCGAACATCCATATGAACCGGCGCGCCCTCGCGCACTGCGGAACGCGTAGCGCGCCCGTCGTCGGCGTGTTCGCGGTGCAGGTCTTCGGTCTCGAGCGTGAGCCGCTGCCCGGGATCGCGAATATCGGTACGCGTCCCACCGTCGGCGGCGCCCAATGCCGTCTCGAGGTTCATCTGCTGGATTTCGAGGGCGACCTCTACGGCCGCCATCTCCAGGTGGAATTTCTTATACGGCTGCGCGACGAGGCCCGCTTTGACTCGCTGGAGGCGCTCAAGCAGCAGATCCGGCGCGACGAGGCGCGCGCGCGCGAGTTTTTCGAGCGCCGGATGCTCGAGCAGAGACGCCTGGCCGGCATAAACTGA
- the murJ gene encoding murein biosynthesis integral membrane protein MurJ, with protein MGGAEAVSHDLLRSTTVVGGMTLFSRVLGLARDVVIARVFGAGSAADAFFVAFKIPNFLRRLFAEGSFSQAFVPVLAEYRARHTPEEVRDLAAGASGVLGVLLLAVTVLGILAAPLLVLAFAPGFLADTAKYDLTVQMVRLTFPYILFISLTALAGGILNSFGRFAVPAFTPVLLNLCLIAATLWLAPQLEEPVTALAWGVLIAGIVQLLFQLPFLRAVRMLPRPRWRRDHPGVRRILGLMLPGIFGSSVVQINLLIDTLAASFLVTGSVSWLYYSDRLMEFPLGVFGIALATVILPRLSRHHAADATADYSRTLDWALRMVIVIGTPAAAGLFMLAGPLLASLFQYGEFGQHDARMATLSLQAYALGLLGFILVKVLAPAFYARQDAVTPVRIGIVAMLANIVMNVAFVVPMVIWEFPAPHAGLALATTLAAFLNAALLYAHLYRVQWYRPAPGWSRLLLQVGAATAVMLIALVLIQADTAAWTGLEWRARALRLGICTSAGMAIYFISLWLLGLRWRHIAHPPGAA; from the coding sequence ATGGGCGGAGCGGAGGCAGTGAGTCACGACCTGTTGAGGTCGACCACAGTCGTGGGCGGGATGACGCTGTTTTCACGCGTGCTCGGGCTGGCGCGGGACGTCGTCATCGCGCGCGTGTTCGGCGCGGGAAGCGCGGCGGACGCCTTCTTCGTCGCCTTCAAGATACCGAATTTCCTGCGTCGCCTGTTCGCCGAAGGGTCATTTTCGCAGGCCTTCGTTCCAGTGCTGGCGGAGTACCGCGCGCGGCATACGCCGGAGGAGGTGCGTGATCTCGCCGCCGGCGCGTCCGGAGTCTTGGGCGTCTTGTTGCTTGCGGTTACCGTGCTGGGCATCCTGGCGGCGCCGCTGCTCGTGCTGGCGTTCGCCCCGGGGTTTCTGGCGGACACGGCGAAATACGACCTCACTGTACAGATGGTGCGCCTGACCTTTCCGTACATCCTGTTCATCTCGCTGACCGCGCTGGCGGGCGGCATTCTGAACAGCTTCGGGCGCTTCGCCGTGCCGGCCTTCACGCCGGTGCTGCTCAACCTGTGCCTGATCGCCGCAACGCTGTGGTTGGCTCCGCAGCTGGAGGAGCCGGTGACTGCGCTCGCATGGGGCGTCCTCATCGCGGGTATCGTGCAGCTGCTATTCCAACTGCCCTTTTTGCGCGCCGTCCGTATGCTTCCGCGCCCGCGCTGGCGGCGCGACCATCCCGGAGTACGGCGCATCCTGGGTCTGATGCTGCCGGGCATCTTCGGTTCGTCCGTGGTGCAGATCAATCTCCTGATCGATACGCTGGCAGCATCGTTCCTCGTCACCGGCAGCGTGAGCTGGCTGTATTATTCCGACCGTCTGATGGAATTCCCGCTCGGCGTATTCGGCATCGCGCTTGCGACGGTGATACTGCCGCGCCTGTCCCGGCATCACGCCGCGGACGCGACCGCCGACTACTCCCGTACGCTCGACTGGGCCCTGCGCATGGTGATCGTGATCGGCACGCCGGCAGCGGCCGGGCTGTTCATGCTCGCTGGTCCACTGCTCGCCAGCTTGTTCCAATACGGCGAGTTCGGACAGCACGACGCGCGCATGGCCACCCTGAGTCTGCAGGCCTACGCCCTCGGCCTGCTGGGTTTCATCCTGGTGAAGGTGCTGGCGCCGGCTTTCTACGCGCGGCAGGATGCGGTGACACCGGTTCGTATCGGGATCGTTGCGATGCTGGCCAATATCGTCATGAACGTCGCCTTCGTGGTGCCGATGGTGATATGGGAGTTTCCCGCGCCGCACGCGGGGCTGGCGCTGGCGACGACGCTGGCGGCGTTTCTCAATGCGGCCCTGCTGTATGCACATCTGTACCGGGTGCAATGGTACCGCCCGGCACCCGGCTGGAGTCGCCTCCTCCTGCAGGTGGGTGCCGCCACAGCGGTGATGCTGATTGCGCTCGTGCTGATCCAGGCGGACACGGCCGCGTGGACGGGGCTGGAGTGGCGGGCGCGCGCGCTTCGCCTGGGGATCTGCACGTCGGCCGGGATGGCCATCTATTTCATCAGCCTGTGGCTGCTGGGACTGCGCTGGCGCCACATCGCGCATCCGCCGGGCGCGGCCTGA
- the rpsT gene encoding 30S ribosomal protein S20, giving the protein MANTAQARKRARQAEKHRTHNTALRSSLRTVCKNVVKALGAKDKTQAVAAYEKAVPLLDKMARKGFIDKNKAARQKSRLNAQLKALQA; this is encoded by the coding sequence TTGGCTAACACAGCACAGGCCAGAAAGCGGGCACGCCAGGCCGAGAAGCACCGCACCCACAACACCGCGCTCCGCTCGTCGTTGCGCACGGTGTGCAAGAACGTTGTCAAGGCGCTCGGCGCCAAGGACAAGACCCAGGCCGTCGCCGCCTACGAAAAGGCCGTACCACTGCTAGACAAGATGGCGCGCAAGGGTTTCATCGACAAGAACAAGGCCGCCCGCCAGAAGAGCCGCCTCAACGCCCAGCTCAAGGCCCTGCAGGCCTGA
- a CDS encoding glutamate 5-kinase produces the protein MKSRVQLGHSQRWVVKVGSSLLTNEGRGLDRVLMAQWVEQIAALRGEGVEVVLVSSGAVSEGVKRLGWARRPQALHELQAAAAVGQMGLIEAYENCFQRFGLHTAQVLLTHDDLADRRRYLNARSTLRTLLGLGVVPIVNENDTVAVEEIRFGDNDTLAALVANLVEAELLVLLTDQPGMYDLDPRHHPEARLISEGRAGDPELERMATGGGIGTWGRGGMVTKVRAAARAARSGAATLIAWGREPGILSGIRRGEEVGTLIRPAQEPLLARKQWLAGQLQVRGQLVIDDGAARVLRESGRSLLPVGVVDVRGDFERGELVACIDPLGREVARGLVNYSADEARRIMRQPSERIKELLGYEDEPELVHRDNLVLI, from the coding sequence ATGAAATCCCGTGTACAACTCGGTCATTCCCAGCGCTGGGTGGTGAAGGTGGGCAGTTCACTGCTGACGAACGAGGGCCGGGGGCTGGACCGTGTCCTGATGGCGCAGTGGGTGGAGCAGATCGCCGCGCTGCGTGGTGAAGGCGTCGAGGTCGTACTGGTCTCCTCCGGCGCAGTTTCCGAGGGCGTGAAACGCCTGGGCTGGGCGCGCCGCCCGCAGGCCCTCCATGAATTGCAGGCCGCGGCCGCAGTGGGTCAGATGGGCCTGATCGAGGCCTATGAGAACTGCTTCCAGCGATTCGGCCTGCACACGGCGCAGGTGCTGCTGACCCACGACGACCTGGCCGACCGCAGGCGCTACCTCAATGCGCGCAGCACGCTGCGCACCCTGCTCGGACTGGGCGTGGTGCCGATCGTCAATGAGAACGACACCGTGGCAGTGGAAGAGATCCGTTTCGGCGACAACGACACGCTGGCCGCCCTGGTGGCGAATCTGGTCGAGGCGGAGCTACTCGTGCTGCTCACCGACCAGCCCGGGATGTATGACCTGGATCCCAGGCATCATCCGGAGGCGCGCCTGATCAGCGAAGGCCGGGCCGGCGATCCCGAGCTTGAACGCATGGCCACAGGCGGCGGCATCGGCACCTGGGGCCGGGGCGGGATGGTGACCAAGGTGCGCGCCGCGGCGCGTGCCGCGCGTTCCGGGGCGGCCACCCTCATCGCCTGGGGCCGCGAGCCCGGGATACTCTCCGGCATCCGGCGCGGCGAGGAGGTCGGCACACTGATCCGTCCGGCACAGGAGCCGCTGCTCGCACGCAAGCAATGGCTGGCTGGGCAGCTGCAGGTGCGTGGTCAGCTGGTGATCGACGACGGCGCCGCGCGCGTACTGCGTGAATCCGGCCGCAGTCTGCTGCCGGTCGGTGTGGTGGATGTCAGGGGAGATTTTGAGCGCGGCGAGCTGGTGGCCTGCATTGATCCGCTTGGGCGCGAGGTCGCGCGCGGGCTGGTCAATTACAGTGCGGATGAGGCACGCAGGATCATGCGACAGCCGAGTGAGCGGATCAAGGAACTGCTCGGCTACGAGGACGAGCCGGAGCTGGTGCACCGGGACAATCTGGTGCTGATCTGA
- the cgtA gene encoding Obg family GTPase CgtA, protein MKFVDEVTIQTKAGDGGNGCVSFRREKFAPMGGPDGGDGGDGASVFLLGDANINTLADFRHARSFSAPRGGNGSGANCTGRSGEDLLIRVPVGTIVTDEETGECIGELLAPGQQLRVAQGGYHGLGNARFKSSTNRAPRKATAGTPGENRRLRLELKVLADVGLLGLPNAGKSTLIRAVSGARPKVADYPFTTLYPHLGVVSVGPHRSFVVADIPGLIEGASGGAGLGVRFLKHLARTRLLLHIVDIAPLDSADEPVRAVRSIERELREFSAELEARERWLVLNKVDLMPEEVSTAVCQDVLRRLDWQGPYFMISALSGLGVRELCERVMARLERKVDE, encoded by the coding sequence ATGAAATTCGTCGACGAAGTCACCATACAGACCAAGGCTGGCGACGGCGGCAATGGTTGCGTGAGCTTCCGGCGCGAGAAGTTCGCCCCAATGGGCGGTCCGGACGGCGGCGACGGGGGCGACGGCGCCAGTGTCTTTCTGCTCGGCGACGCCAATATCAACACCCTGGCCGATTTCCGCCATGCGCGTTCCTTCAGCGCCCCTCGGGGCGGTAATGGCAGTGGCGCGAACTGCACGGGGCGCAGCGGCGAAGACCTGCTGATCCGGGTGCCGGTCGGCACCATTGTGACCGATGAGGAGACCGGCGAGTGCATTGGCGAGTTGCTCGCGCCGGGGCAGCAACTGCGGGTCGCGCAGGGTGGTTACCACGGACTCGGCAACGCCCGCTTCAAGAGCAGCACCAACCGTGCGCCGCGCAAGGCCACGGCGGGCACGCCCGGCGAGAACCGCCGGCTCCGCCTCGAATTGAAGGTATTGGCCGACGTCGGCCTGCTGGGGCTACCCAATGCGGGCAAGTCCACATTGATCCGTGCCGTCTCCGGCGCACGGCCGAAGGTCGCGGATTACCCTTTCACCACGCTCTATCCGCATCTCGGAGTCGTTTCAGTGGGGCCGCACCGCAGTTTCGTGGTGGCGGACATCCCCGGATTGATCGAAGGTGCATCAGGCGGCGCCGGGCTGGGGGTGCGTTTCCTCAAACACCTCGCGCGTACACGCCTGCTGCTGCATATAGTCGATATCGCCCCGCTCGATTCCGCCGACGAACCGGTGCGCGCAGTGCGCAGCATTGAGCGGGAACTCCGCGAGTTCAGCGCCGAACTCGAAGCGCGGGAACGCTGGCTGGTTCTGAACAAGGTTGATCTGATGCCGGAGGAAGTGAGCACGGCGGTATGCCAGGATGTCCTCCGCAGGCTCGACTGGCAAGGCCCCTATTTCATGATCTCTGCCCTGTCCGGTCTCGGGGTGAGGGAGCTCTGCGAGCGGGTGATGGCGCGACTTGAGCGGAAGGTTGATGAATGA
- the rpmA gene encoding 50S ribosomal protein L27, whose product MAHKKAGGSSRNGRDSESKRLGVKRFGGESVISGNIIIRQRGTRFHAGRHVAMGRDHTLFAVADGTVQFETKGPHSRRYVSVIPA is encoded by the coding sequence ATGGCACATAAAAAGGCAGGCGGCAGCAGCCGCAACGGACGTGATTCGGAGTCGAAACGCCTGGGCGTGAAGCGCTTCGGCGGCGAGAGCGTGATATCCGGCAATATCATCATCCGGCAGCGCGGCACTCGTTTCCATGCAGGCAGGCACGTGGCCATGGGTCGCGACCATACCCTGTTCGCAGTCGCCGACGGTACCGTGCAGTTCGAGACCAAGGGTCCGCACAGTCGCCGGTATGTCAGCGTAATACCGGCTTGA
- the rplU gene encoding 50S ribosomal protein L21: MYAVFETGGKQYRAQEGDIIRVEKLEAGEGASIAIDKVLMVSDGDSIRIGTPYVAGGKVNATVKAHGRGDKIRIIKHRRRKHYHREMGHRQHYTELQITGISAS; the protein is encoded by the coding sequence ATGTACGCGGTTTTCGAGACAGGCGGTAAGCAGTACCGGGCCCAGGAAGGCGATATCATCCGGGTCGAGAAGCTTGAGGCGGGTGAAGGGGCCTCGATAGCTATCGACAAGGTGCTGATGGTCTCGGACGGGGACTCGATCCGGATCGGCACGCCCTATGTCGCCGGAGGCAAGGTAAATGCCACCGTCAAGGCGCATGGCCGCGGTGACAAGATCCGCATCATCAAGCATCGCCGGCGCAAGCATTACCATCGCGAGATGGGTCACCGCCAGCACTACACCGAATTGCAGATCACCGGGATATCGGCGAGCTGA
- the ispB gene encoding octaprenyl diphosphate synthase has translation MGLDEIQSCVAADMEAVNALIHERLQTQVALINQLSFYIVNSGGKRLRPILVLLSAHALGYRGSRHIDLAAIIEFIHTATLLHDDVVDASELRRGKETANAVWGNEASVLVGDFLYSRAFEMMVTVKNMRVMEIMASATNVIAEGEVMQLLNSNDAETTEERYLDVIRCKTAKLFEAAAQVGAVVSGATAQVEDAMAAYGRHLGTAFQLIDDMLDYSANSQHIGKNVGDDLAAGKPTLPLIHALRRGNPREAEIIRDAIEHGGREKIAEVLKAIESTGALAYTARSARDEAAKAAAALAVLPASPYREALYALAEFSVNRSY, from the coding sequence ATGGGCCTCGATGAGATCCAGTCCTGCGTCGCTGCGGACATGGAGGCCGTGAACGCGCTGATCCACGAGCGCCTGCAGACCCAGGTCGCTCTGATAAATCAACTGAGTTTTTATATAGTTAACAGCGGCGGGAAGAGGCTGCGCCCGATCCTGGTGCTGCTCAGCGCGCATGCCTTGGGGTACCGTGGATCGAGACACATCGATCTGGCTGCGATCATTGAATTCATCCATACCGCAACGCTGCTGCACGACGACGTCGTGGATGCCTCGGAGCTGCGTCGCGGCAAGGAAACTGCCAACGCGGTCTGGGGGAACGAGGCGAGCGTGCTGGTCGGGGATTTCCTCTATTCGCGCGCCTTCGAGATGATGGTGACCGTGAAGAACATGCGCGTCATGGAGATCATGGCCAGCGCCACCAACGTCATCGCCGAAGGCGAGGTCATGCAGCTGCTGAACAGCAATGACGCGGAAACCACGGAGGAGCGCTACCTGGACGTGATCCGCTGCAAGACCGCGAAGCTGTTCGAGGCGGCGGCCCAGGTGGGTGCCGTCGTCAGCGGCGCTACGGCCCAGGTGGAAGACGCCATGGCTGCGTACGGAAGACATCTGGGAACGGCTTTTCAACTGATCGATGACATGCTGGACTACTCAGCGAATTCCCAGCACATCGGCAAGAACGTGGGTGACGACCTCGCCGCCGGCAAACCCACGCTGCCCTTGATCCACGCCCTGCGCCGCGGCAACCCGCGGGAGGCGGAGATCATCCGGGACGCCATCGAACATGGCGGCCGGGAAAAGATCGCCGAGGTGCTGAAAGCCATTGAATCCACCGGAGCGTTGGCTTACACTGCGCGCTCGGCCCGGGATGAGGCTGCCAAGGCAGCTGCCGCGCTCGCGGTCCTCCCGGCGTCTCCCTATCGGGAGGCCTTGTACGCCCTGGCCGAATTTTCCGTCAATCGATCATATTGA
- a CDS encoding histidine kinase, whose product MAYALLAVCALFTIKWRRPGFNAQAYVQIMSDILAITLLMHASGGVRSGLGMLLIISIAGGSLIMAGRTSRLFAAIASLAVLIEQVYSWLEGATLTTSYTHAGLLGASFFATAILAHVLARRLRESQALAERRGVDLANMAQLTEYVIQRMQTGILVVDDNFSIRLINASATRLLELASRTEGRPIKQVSTELDRQLREWWNNSIYEPQSFRPTEAAPEILPKFARLGMDPSAGTLIFLEDMAALTQQAQQLKLASLGRLTASIAHEVRNPLGAISHASQLLAESPHLDSGDARLTEIIQEHSERVNAIIENIMQLSRRQRASPEELLLKPWLNQFINEFTSSEELTPGEIRLEVTPGDTRVQMDPGQLHQILWNLCHNGVKHGAANGRNGLTLRVGIVADTNNPYLDVVDNGPGIDPKLQQQIFEPFFTTAADGTGMGLYIARELCASNQARLNYLPNPVGGGRFRITFADPRRRQVA is encoded by the coding sequence ATGGCGTATGCCCTGCTCGCCGTGTGCGCACTGTTCACGATCAAGTGGCGACGTCCCGGCTTCAACGCCCAGGCCTACGTGCAGATCATGTCCGATATTCTCGCGATCACCTTGCTGATGCACGCCAGTGGTGGCGTGCGCAGCGGCCTGGGTATGCTGCTGATCATCTCGATCGCCGGCGGCAGCCTGATCATGGCGGGCCGCACCTCGCGCCTGTTCGCCGCCATCGCAAGCCTGGCGGTGCTGATCGAACAGGTATATTCCTGGCTGGAAGGCGCGACGCTCACCACCAGCTACACCCACGCAGGCCTGCTCGGCGCAAGCTTTTTTGCCACGGCGATCCTGGCCCACGTGCTTGCGCGCCGGCTGCGCGAGAGCCAGGCGCTGGCGGAGCGGCGCGGCGTGGACCTTGCCAACATGGCACAACTCACCGAGTATGTCATCCAGCGCATGCAGACCGGCATCCTCGTGGTAGACGACAATTTCTCCATACGCCTGATCAACGCGTCGGCCACCCGCCTGCTCGAGCTTGCGTCCAGGACGGAAGGCAGGCCGATCAAGCAGGTCTCCACCGAACTTGACCGCCAGCTGCGCGAGTGGTGGAACAATTCGATCTATGAGCCGCAGAGTTTCCGCCCCACGGAGGCGGCGCCGGAAATCCTGCCGAAATTCGCCCGCCTCGGCATGGATCCCTCCGCCGGCACGCTGATCTTTCTCGAGGACATGGCGGCGCTGACCCAGCAGGCGCAACAGCTCAAGCTCGCCTCGCTGGGACGTCTGACCGCGAGCATCGCGCACGAGGTGCGTAATCCGCTCGGCGCGATCAGCCACGCCAGCCAGCTGCTGGCCGAATCGCCACACCTCGATTCCGGCGATGCACGCCTGACGGAGATCATCCAGGAGCATTCCGAGCGGGTGAACGCGATCATCGAGAACATCATGCAGCTCAGCCGCCGCCAGCGCGCCAGCCCGGAGGAACTGTTGCTCAAGCCGTGGCTCAATCAGTTCATCAACGAATTCACCAGCAGCGAGGAGCTCACCCCGGGCGAGATCCGGCTGGAGGTGACGCCCGGAGACACGCGTGTGCAGATGGATCCCGGGCAATTGCACCAGATCCTGTGGAACCTCTGCCATAATGGCGTCAAGCATGGCGCCGCCAACGGCCGCAACGGGCTGACCCTGCGCGTCGGCATCGTGGCGGACACGAACAATCCCTATCTGGACGTGGTGGACAACGGCCCCGGAATCGATCCGAAACTGCAGCAGCAGATCTTCGAACCGTTCTTCACCACCGCAGCGGATGGCACCGGCATGGGGCTGTATATCGCGCGCGAACTCTGCGCCAGCAACCAGGCGCGGCTGAACTATCTGCCGAACCCGGTCGGCGGCGGGCGGTTCCGCATCACCTTCGCCGATCCCCGGCGAAGACAGGTCGCCTGA